The following nucleotide sequence is from Micromonospora sp. WMMD1120.
ACGCACGACTGACCGGCTCCGGCCCGAGCGGGTCAGTACGACAGGCAGACGCACTGGGTCATCAGGGCCCGCACGTTGCGCACGTACGACGGGTTGGGGATGGCCAGCGGCTTGCCCTCCTGCGCCACCGCCCCGTGCCCGTAGTTGTACGCGGCGATGACCGCGTTGATCAGGCAGGAGTTCAGTTCGCTGGTGCACAGGGCGGGGTCGAGACGGAAGTCGGACTCGAAATACATGTCGCCGATGTACTTCGTCAACCACGCCAGGTAGGTGGCGCCCAGGTAGGCGTTGTCCTGGTAGTTGTCGATCTGGTAGCTCTTCTCGAACCGCTGGTTCATCCAGGTCGCGGTGTCCGGCATCACCTGCATCAGCCCGACCCCGCCGTCACAGGCGTAGATGTTGGACTGCCAGCCGCTCTCCTGCCAGGCGGTGGCCTTGAGCAGGTCCAGCGGGATCCTGATGTCCGGCGCGGAGACCGGCCAGTAGACCCGGGTGGAGGCGTTGGTCAACGCCGTCTTCACCTCGGCGCGGGTCGCCTGGTTGC
It contains:
- a CDS encoding transglycosylase SLT domain-containing protein, coding for MVRRTGRRGAAVLAGLLLAGALVGCGPKEEAAQEPVAAPVAVTEAPVAAPQADEVTEEPTPSAARVTSAAPPPSSEAPPVAKVAARPDRPAVAPRPRTVPRRPTETSVPPAPNRKLPLPANCPFYQGNQATRAEVKTALTNASTRVYWPVSAPDIRIPLDLLKATAWQESGWQSNIYACDGGVGLMQVMPDTATWMNQRFEKSYQIDNYQDNAYLGATYLAWLTKYIGDMYFESDFRLDPALCTSELNSCLINAVIAAYNYGHGAVAQEGKPLAIPNPSYVRNVRALMTQCVCLSY